In the genome of Massilia sp. W12, the window CTTGTGCGCTGGACGCCATCAATGCCGCGCTGCTCTTGCGCCGCCCCTTGCTGGTGACAGGCAAACCCGGCGCCGGAAAAAGTTCACTGGCCTACCGGGTGGCGTATGAATTGGCGCTGGGGCCGGTTTTAGTGTGGCCGATCAACTCGCGCAGCAGTTTGAAAGAGGGCTTGTATGATTACGATGCCATCGCGCGACTGAACGACCAGCGCTTGGACGCCAGCCAGGCTGAAGATATTGGCGCTTACTTGAGTTTGCGCGCCTTGGGTACGGCCTTATTGCCCATTGAACGCCCGCGCGTGCTCTTGATTGATGAACTCGACAAAGCCGACCCGGATTTGCCGAATGATTTATTGCATGTGTTTGAAGAAGGCTGTTTTGATATCCCGGAATTGCAGCGCCATGCCAGCGATAATGTGGAGGTCAAAATGATGGGCGAAGCCAAGCGCGTCAACATCAACCATGGCCATGTCGCTTGTAAAGCTTTTCCTTTTATTGTGATGACCAGCAATGGCGAGCGTGATTTTCCGCCAGCCTTTTTGCGCCGCTGCATACGGCTGGAGTTGCCCGACCCGGATGCCGAACAATTAATGGCGATTGTCAGCGCGCATTTGGGCGAAGCCGTGGCGCAACAAGCCAAACAACGCATTGCCGAATTTGCCGCGCAACAAGGCGCGCGCACCACCGCCACCGACCAATTACTGAATGCACTGTTTATCGTACATGGTGTGAATGGCGAAAAACCGGGCGCAGCGGCAGCGGCTGAGTTGGATGCCTTGTTAACGCAAGCCTTGGATTAAAAATAGGGGAACCGGCATGTCTGCAAAACTGATGCGCGCCGCCAGCTGCTTTGGCGCTCCCGATGCGCTGC includes:
- a CDS encoding AAA family ATPase, which encodes MDKPQHDSAWRIFTGQGDSHLASLPDAPPWRTFQGQPSDPPAFCVSQAYAPDDEKWKRAKTYQTPACALDAINAALLLRRPLLVTGKPGAGKSSLAYRVAYELALGPVLVWPINSRSSLKEGLYDYDAIARLNDQRLDASQAEDIGAYLSLRALGTALLPIERPRVLLIDELDKADPDLPNDLLHVFEEGCFDIPELQRHASDNVEVKMMGEAKRVNINHGHVACKAFPFIVMTSNGERDFPPAFLRRCIRLELPDPDAEQLMAIVSAHLGEAVAQQAKQRIAEFAAQQGARTTATDQLLNALFIVHGVNGEKPGAAAAAELDALLTQALD